The following proteins come from a genomic window of Fontisubflavum oceani:
- a CDS encoding nucleoside hydrolase, which yields MPRKIIIDTDPGQDDAVAILLALASPEEIEVLGVTAVAGNVPLALTQKNARIVCELAGHTHIPVFAGCDAPLARKLVTAEHVHGKTGLDGPQLPDPTMPLQDKHGVDFIIDTLRQAPTGTVTLCPLGPLTNIAKAFLRAPDIVEKVAEIVLMGGAYFEVGNITPAAEFNIYVDPQAADIVFKSGIRITVMPLDLTHKALTTAERVATFRAMGTHVGKMVAEWTDFFERFDKEKYGSEGAPLHDPCVIAYLIQPELFQGRFVNVEIETQSELTLGMTVADWWGVTNRAPNATFMGDVDAAGFFALLTERIARL from the coding sequence ATGCCCCGCAAAATCATCATCGACACCGATCCGGGCCAAGACGACGCGGTCGCGATCCTTCTGGCCTTGGCGAGCCCCGAAGAGATCGAGGTTTTGGGTGTCACGGCGGTGGCCGGCAATGTGCCGCTTGCGCTGACCCAGAAAAACGCGCGCATCGTCTGCGAATTGGCCGGGCACACGCATATTCCAGTTTTCGCGGGTTGCGACGCCCCATTGGCGCGGAAACTGGTCACCGCGGAACACGTGCATGGCAAAACGGGCCTCGACGGCCCGCAATTGCCTGATCCAACCATGCCGCTGCAGGACAAACACGGCGTCGATTTCATTATCGACACCCTGCGGCAAGCGCCCACTGGCACGGTCACACTCTGCCCGCTTGGGCCGCTCACCAATATTGCGAAGGCCTTCCTGCGCGCCCCAGATATCGTCGAGAAGGTGGCCGAGATTGTGCTGATGGGCGGGGCGTATTTTGAGGTTGGTAACATCACGCCCGCCGCTGAATTTAACATCTATGTCGACCCGCAAGCCGCTGACATCGTGTTTAAATCCGGCATCAGAATCACGGTGATGCCGCTCGACCTGACGCATAAGGCGCTGACCACCGCCGAGCGGGTCGCGACCTTCCGGGCCATGGGCACCCATGTGGGCAAGATGGTGGCGGAATGGACCGATTTTTTCGAACGCTTCGACAAAGAGAAATACGGCTCCGAAGGCGCGCCGCTGCATGACCCCTGCGTCATCGCCTATCTGATCCAACCGGAGTTGTTCCAGGGCCGTTTCGTCAATGTCGAGATCGAAACACAATCGGAACTGACGCTTGGCATGACCGTGGCCGATTGGTGGGGTGTCACCAACCGCGCGCCGAACGCCACCTTCATGGGCGATGTGGATGCGGCGGGGTTCTTTGCCCTGCTCACCGAGCGGATCGCGCGGCTTTAG
- a CDS encoding protein adenylyltransferase SelO: MQIPFDNSYARLPDRFFTALPPTPVATPGLIAVNRPLAKELGIILPEDEAEIAAIFAGNTLPDGAAPLAQAYAGHQFGGWVPQLGDGRAVLLGEVVDQKGQRRDIQLKGAGRTPYSRRGDGRAWLGPVLREYLISEAMFALGIPTTRALAAVTTGEAVLRETALPGAIVTRVAASHIRVGTFQYFAARQDADALQALADHAIARHYPEADGPLGLLQAVVAAQAELIAGWMGVGFIHGVMNTDNMSIAGETIDYGPCAFMDAYHSEKVFSSIDQFGRYAYANQPNVAVWNLAQLATALLPLMPDKDDAIEIFTEEINRFPDLFNTAWHHILRGKLGLSTVEEDDIALAFDLLNLMETGAADFTRTFRALSGAQPGSTIEEFASPQGFIEWLPRWQDRLTREPGDDRSRQAAMQAVNPAFIPRNHRVEEMIEAAVSGEYGPFFKLHEILKRPFDDQPEHSAYQTAPGQEEEVTRTFCGT, translated from the coding sequence ATGCAAATCCCGTTTGACAATTCCTATGCCCGCTTGCCCGATCGGTTCTTCACGGCCCTACCTCCGACCCCGGTCGCGACCCCCGGCCTGATCGCCGTCAACCGCCCCCTGGCCAAGGAACTCGGCATCATTCTGCCGGAAGATGAGGCGGAGATTGCCGCGATTTTTGCCGGCAACACCCTGCCCGACGGCGCGGCTCCTTTGGCGCAAGCCTATGCCGGGCATCAATTTGGCGGATGGGTGCCGCAGCTTGGCGATGGCCGGGCAGTGCTTCTCGGCGAAGTTGTCGATCAGAAAGGCCAACGGCGCGACATCCAACTCAAAGGTGCCGGGCGAACGCCCTATTCTCGCCGGGGAGATGGGCGCGCCTGGCTCGGGCCGGTCTTACGCGAATATCTGATCTCTGAAGCGATGTTTGCGCTTGGCATTCCGACGACCCGCGCCCTGGCCGCCGTGACCACCGGCGAAGCCGTCCTGCGCGAAACGGCGCTGCCAGGTGCCATCGTCACCCGCGTCGCCGCCAGCCATATCCGTGTTGGCACGTTCCAGTATTTCGCGGCGCGGCAAGACGCCGACGCGCTTCAGGCACTTGCCGATCATGCCATTGCACGCCATTACCCAGAGGCGGACGGCCCGCTTGGGCTTCTGCAAGCCGTTGTGGCGGCGCAAGCGGAGTTGATCGCGGGTTGGATGGGGGTTGGCTTCATCCACGGCGTGATGAACACCGACAATATGTCGATCGCGGGCGAAACAATCGACTACGGGCCTTGCGCCTTCATGGATGCCTATCACTCCGAAAAAGTATTCAGCTCCATCGACCAATTCGGGCGCTATGCCTATGCCAATCAACCCAATGTGGCGGTCTGGAACCTGGCGCAGCTGGCCACGGCCTTGCTACCGCTGATGCCGGACAAGGACGATGCGATAGAGATATTCACCGAGGAGATCAATCGGTTCCCCGATCTGTTCAACACGGCTTGGCATCATATCTTGCGTGGCAAACTGGGCCTGAGCACCGTCGAAGAGGACGATATCGCCCTGGCCTTTGACCTGCTCAATCTGATGGAGACGGGGGCGGCCGATTTCACCCGCACCTTCCGCGCTCTCAGCGGCGCGCAACCGGGCAGCACCATCGAGGAATTCGCCAGCCCGCAGGGGTTCATCGAATGGCTGCCCCGCTGGCAAGACCGCCTCACGCGTGAGCCGGGCGACGACCGAAGCCGCCAGGCCGCCATGCAGGCCGTGAACCCCGCCTTCATACCGCGCAACCACCGTGTCGAAGAGATGATTGAGGCCGCTGTTTCAGGCGAATACGGGCCGTTCTTCAAACTCCATGAGATTTTGAAACGCCCGTTCGACGATCAACCAGAGCACAGCGCCTATCAGACTGCTCCGGGACAGGAGGAAGAGGTCACCCGCACTTTCTGCGGCACCTAG